The Halodesulfovibrio sp. genome includes the window CCATTCGGCAAAAACCTGCACCTTACTTGGTGGGATGCACTCTACCTTGCGCCGATTGTAACTGCGATATTCTGGAGTATTTCCAGAATGTTTATTCATAAACTTATCCCTAATGTAGATGAAGAATCTGAAGCCGTTGAAGGACTGTTCCGTAAAATGCAGGTAGGTACATCCTGCTACGTTGCAGTTTCTCAAGGGGCTAACGATGTTGCAAACGCTATCGGTCCGGTAGCCGCCATCTACATGATTGCCCGAGATCACGCCCTGCTCAGCAGTGCAGAAGTGCCGCTATGGCTTCTTGTTGTCGGCGGACTCGGCATCACCCTTGGTATCTCTGTACTCGGTTATAAAGTTATGGAAACCGTGGGCAGTAAAATTACCACACTAAACAACACTCGTGGTTTTGCTGTTGATTTTGGCGCAGCGACCACAGTACTTATTGCTTCCAACCTCGGTATGCCAGTATCCACAACACACGCCTCTGTAGGCTCTATTGTCGGTGTTGGCGTCGCCCGTGGTTTTGGTACAGTTAACTTTAGAATTTTATTCAAAATCGTTCTCTACTGGGTACTCACTGTGCCAATTGCAGCACTGAGCAGTATCATTATATTCCAGTTACTTAGATGGACGATTATTTAAAGCTTTTACCGGTAGAATCTTAGGAGGAAACTGAAATGAAATTACGCGTTCCATTTTTTGGAATGTTATCCGACCGCACCCCTATGAGCGGCTTGCTCGAGCACTACGGGCAAATTGAAAAAGGCATGGGGCTTATCCATGAGTCCATGGAATGCTACATTACCGGCGGCGCATGTCGTGAGTTTTACTCCCTGCAACAGGAAGTGGATGAAGCAGAATACCATGCGGATAAAATTAAACGTAATATCCGTAACCACCTTCCGCACGGTTTATTTATGCCTGTGGATAAAACTCTGTTCATCAACTACACCCGCAGTCAGGACAACATTCTTGACTCCGGTCAAGAAGCACTCAACTGGTTAGGTATGCACCGCCTTGCCATTGAAGAAGATATGCAAAAACTGCTTCTTGATTACCTGTACGAAGTAGCTAAGACCATCGAACTCTTGAAAGATGCGCTCGAAGCAACCATTGATCTTGTGCAGGGAACTGCGGCTGTGAGTCGCCAGAAAACAAAAGAGCATTTCCGCGGCATTCGCGCTCAACAGCGTAACGTGTTTCGCATGAAACAAAATCTCATGGCGGAACTGTACGATCTCAATCGAGACTTCAAAGAAGTCTACCAGCTTATGAAGTTTGTAGACTGCCTCTTCGATATGAGTCACAACGCCGAAAATTGTAGCGACATGCTTCGTGCAATGATCGTTAGATAACCATTATGCCTGCGAGCCCTGATCGCAGGCATTTTTATTATATGCAACCATCCACACCATCCGTTTCTGTAGTTATGCCCGTATACAACGGAGCTAACGCACTCTCTACTGCTG containing:
- a CDS encoding inorganic phosphate transporter, whose amino-acid sequence is MDIYTVFLVLAVLAGFMMAFNLGANDVANSMASAVGAKAITVKQAVLIAGVLNFAGAVFLGSQVTKTISKGIINPEMITDPKILMIGMFAALLSAGLWVLVATLTALPVSSTHSIVGSILGFGFVVGGPEVVNWGKLGFVVLSWIISPLFGAVIAGCIFASIRKRILFRSQMLMHARKWAPFWIALTFTLVFLSFLFKTPFGKNLHLTWWDALYLAPIVTAIFWSISRMFIHKLIPNVDEESEAVEGLFRKMQVGTSCYVAVSQGANDVANAIGPVAAIYMIARDHALLSSAEVPLWLLVVGGLGITLGISVLGYKVMETVGSKITTLNNTRGFAVDFGAATTVLIASNLGMPVSTTHASVGSIVGVGVARGFGTVNFRILFKIVLYWVLTVPIAALSSIIIFQLLRWTII
- a CDS encoding DUF47 family protein — encoded protein: MKLRVPFFGMLSDRTPMSGLLEHYGQIEKGMGLIHESMECYITGGACREFYSLQQEVDEAEYHADKIKRNIRNHLPHGLFMPVDKTLFINYTRSQDNILDSGQEALNWLGMHRLAIEEDMQKLLLDYLYEVAKTIELLKDALEATIDLVQGTAAVSRQKTKEHFRGIRAQQRNVFRMKQNLMAELYDLNRDFKEVYQLMKFVDCLFDMSHNAENCSDMLRAMIVR